One region of Yersinia bercovieri ATCC 43970 genomic DNA includes:
- the tusA gene encoding sulfurtransferase TusA: MTDIFANPDKTLDALGLRCPEPVMMVRKTVRHMENGQTLLIIADDPATTRDIPGFCRFMDHQLLAQDTQQTPYRYLVKKGAKVE; the protein is encoded by the coding sequence ATGACCGATATTTTTGCTAATCCAGATAAAACACTTGATGCATTGGGCCTGCGCTGCCCAGAGCCGGTGATGATGGTACGTAAAACGGTTCGCCATATGGAAAATGGCCAAACACTGCTGATCATTGCTGACGATCCGGCCACCACCCGTGATATCCCCGGCTTTTGCCGCTTTATGGATCACCAGTTGCTGGCCCAAGATACCCAACAGACCCCCTATCGGTATCTGGTGAAGAAAGGGGCAAAGGTGGAGTAA
- a CDS encoding zinc/cadmium/mercury/lead-transporting ATPase: MHSHSEHKHSTETQGSCGCGHSHAKKQAGCSSQHTTNTSNDTVKSVSEHSHKDGDCCSQSHADEGDDESDILAAAMPAGSQRFSWQIKGMDCPSCARKIENAVSSQVEIENVKVLFATEKLVVDASTDIRLQVQQAVRQAGFILVDTQLSAENQVEAPESRFREYLPIALLTLLMLISWGISLFSTELAEFAFAATTIVGLIPVTTKAWKLIRSGTPFAIETLMSVAAIGAMFIGATAEAAMVLLLFMIGELLESYAANRARRGVKALMALVPEEALLLKNGERISVPVASLRPGDIIEIAPGGRLPADAELMTPFASFDESALTGESIPVERQQGEKVAAGCLSVDRATEMRVISEPGNNAIDRILQLIELAEERRAPIERFIDRFSRIYTPAIMLLSVLVMLVPPLAFAEPWESWIYRGLTLLLIGCPCALVISTPAAITSALAAATRRGALIKGGAALEQLGRIQTVAFDKTGTLTEGKPKVTDILPVGGVSETRLLALAAAVEAGSHHPLAVAIMQRAQQNTPLLPLAEGRRALAGIGVEGRVNGLAVLVSAPGKLPAGLLTDEWQTQLDQLESSGKTAVAVLEDEKFIGLLALRDTLRTDAKQAIDSLKKLGIQGVMLTGDNPRAAAAIASELGIDYRAGLLPADKVQAVMALNEAQPTVMVGDGINDAPAMKAASIGIAMGSGTDVALETADAALTHNRLTGLAEIILLSRAANANIRQNITISLGLKGIFLVTTLLGLTGLWLAVLADSGATALVTANALRLLRKRDV, translated from the coding sequence ATGCATTCACATTCTGAACATAAGCACTCAACTGAGACACAGGGCAGCTGTGGCTGTGGTCATTCTCATGCCAAAAAGCAGGCCGGTTGCAGCAGTCAACACACAACCAATACCAGCAATGACACGGTAAAATCAGTGAGTGAGCACTCACATAAGGATGGAGATTGCTGTAGTCAGAGCCATGCAGATGAAGGTGATGACGAAAGCGACATACTTGCGGCAGCGATGCCTGCGGGGAGCCAGCGCTTTAGCTGGCAAATCAAAGGGATGGACTGCCCAAGCTGCGCTCGAAAAATTGAGAATGCCGTCAGTAGTCAGGTTGAAATTGAAAATGTAAAAGTGCTGTTTGCCACGGAAAAACTGGTGGTGGATGCCAGCACGGATATTCGTCTGCAAGTCCAGCAGGCGGTCAGGCAGGCTGGGTTCATCCTGGTAGATACCCAATTATCTGCCGAAAATCAGGTCGAAGCGCCCGAATCACGCTTTCGTGAATACCTGCCAATAGCACTATTAACCCTATTGATGTTGATCAGTTGGGGAATCTCTCTATTCAGCACCGAACTGGCTGAGTTCGCCTTCGCCGCGACCACCATTGTTGGGCTGATTCCCGTGACAACCAAAGCCTGGAAGCTCATCCGCTCAGGTACACCTTTTGCCATTGAAACCTTGATGAGTGTCGCGGCAATCGGGGCGATGTTTATCGGCGCAACTGCTGAAGCGGCGATGGTATTGTTGCTGTTTATGATCGGCGAATTGCTGGAGTCCTATGCCGCAAATCGCGCCCGCCGTGGGGTGAAAGCGCTGATGGCGCTGGTGCCAGAAGAGGCGCTGTTATTGAAAAATGGTGAGCGTATCTCAGTTCCGGTCGCCAGTTTACGTCCCGGCGATATCATCGAAATTGCACCGGGAGGCCGCCTGCCCGCGGATGCCGAATTAATGACCCCGTTCGCCAGCTTTGATGAGAGCGCCCTCACCGGAGAGTCAATCCCTGTTGAGCGGCAGCAAGGCGAAAAAGTCGCGGCGGGATGCTTATCCGTCGATCGCGCCACCGAGATGCGGGTGATTTCAGAGCCGGGTAATAACGCCATTGACAGAATACTGCAACTTATTGAATTAGCAGAAGAACGTCGTGCCCCCATTGAGCGCTTTATTGACCGTTTCAGCCGTATTTATACCCCTGCGATTATGCTGCTCTCGGTGCTGGTGATGCTGGTGCCGCCGTTGGCTTTCGCCGAACCTTGGGAAAGTTGGATTTATCGCGGCCTGACATTGCTGCTAATTGGTTGTCCGTGCGCACTGGTGATCTCGACTCCAGCGGCCATTACCTCCGCACTGGCGGCGGCGACGCGACGCGGTGCACTAATCAAAGGCGGCGCGGCACTGGAACAACTTGGGCGCATTCAAACCGTGGCTTTCGACAAAACCGGCACACTGACCGAGGGTAAACCGAAAGTGACCGATATTCTGCCGGTCGGTGGCGTAAGTGAAACCCGCCTGCTGGCTTTGGCAGCCGCAGTCGAAGCCGGATCGCACCATCCGCTGGCTGTCGCGATTATGCAGCGAGCACAACAAAACACCCCACTGCTGCCGCTGGCTGAGGGGCGTCGCGCGCTGGCAGGTATCGGCGTTGAGGGCAGAGTGAATGGGCTGGCGGTGCTTGTCAGTGCGCCCGGTAAGTTGCCCGCAGGGTTATTGACCGATGAGTGGCAAACGCAGCTCGATCAGTTGGAAAGCAGCGGCAAAACTGCCGTCGCCGTACTGGAGGATGAGAAGTTTATTGGCTTACTGGCGCTGCGCGACACACTGCGCACCGATGCTAAGCAAGCCATTGATTCACTGAAAAAATTGGGCATTCAGGGTGTAATGTTAACCGGCGATAACCCACGGGCGGCAGCGGCCATTGCCAGTGAGTTGGGAATTGATTACCGTGCCGGATTGTTGCCCGCAGATAAAGTGCAGGCGGTGATGGCGCTAAATGAAGCTCAGCCGACAGTGATGGTCGGAGACGGCATTAATGATGCGCCAGCAATGAAAGCGGCCAGTATTGGTATCGCCATGGGCAGTGGCACTGATGTGGCACTGGAGACAGCCGATGCTGCACTGACCCATAACCGGCTTACCGGGCTGGCAGAGATCATTCTGTTATCGCGGGCAGCGAATGCCAATATTCGCCAGAACATTACGATTTCGCTCGGGCTGAAAGGGATTTTCCTGGTGACCACGTTGCTGGGCTTAACCGGCTTGTGGCTGGCGGTATTAGCGGATTCAGGCGCCACCGCATTGGTGACGGCTAACGCATTGCGGTTATTGCGAAAAAGAGATGTTTAA
- a CDS encoding lysoplasmalogenase, with translation MSWPFLAVFFSGWLFVDATYRGPRWQRWVFKPVTLLLLLLLAWQAPILGPMGYLIVLGLLATLAADALLLLPSERLLYALGAFFLSHLLYTVSFASQMTFTLFWPLPLVLIIVGVLLLATIWTKLEEMRWPIVAFVGMTLLMVWMAGEQYFARSTDLSFSLLAGTVLLLISHSIWLLNRYRFSFRASDAIVAGCYFVGHFLIVRSLYL, from the coding sequence ATGAGCTGGCCATTCCTTGCCGTATTCTTTTCTGGTTGGTTGTTTGTCGATGCTACTTATCGTGGCCCACGCTGGCAGCGTTGGGTATTCAAACCCGTTACTCTGTTGCTGTTACTCTTACTTGCCTGGCAAGCGCCAATTCTTGGCCCTATGGGGTATCTGATTGTATTAGGCTTGCTGGCAACCCTGGCTGCTGATGCCTTATTGTTGCTACCCAGTGAGCGCTTACTTTATGCGCTAGGGGCATTTTTCCTCTCTCATTTGCTGTACACCGTCAGCTTTGCCAGCCAGATGACTTTCACGTTGTTTTGGCCGCTGCCTTTAGTTTTGATCATTGTCGGCGTGTTGCTGTTAGCCACTATCTGGACCAAGTTGGAAGAGATGCGCTGGCCCATTGTGGCATTCGTGGGCATGACTTTATTGATGGTATGGATGGCTGGTGAGCAATACTTTGCCCGCAGCACAGACCTGAGCTTCTCATTGCTGGCAGGGACGGTTTTATTGCTGATTTCACACAGTATTTGGCTGCTGAACCGCTATCGTTTCTCTTTCCGGGCTTCAGATGCCATCGTCGCGGGATGCTATTTTGTCGGGCACTTCCTGATTGTCAGATCGCTCTATTTGTAA
- a CDS encoding DUF1820 family protein: MTNEQLLYRIQFINNGKNYQLYVREVGPSNLFGFIEIADFVFDSQSTLLVDPSTEKLKTEFSGVNRSYVPLHSVIRIDAVTEKGSARISELGNNVMSFPYLPGNKP, encoded by the coding sequence ATGACCAATGAACAGTTACTTTATCGTATTCAGTTTATAAATAACGGTAAGAATTATCAGCTCTATGTCCGCGAGGTAGGGCCTAGTAACCTCTTTGGATTTATTGAAATTGCTGATTTTGTCTTTGATAGCCAATCAACATTGCTGGTCGACCCCTCAACGGAAAAGCTGAAGACCGAGTTTTCAGGTGTTAACCGCAGCTATGTTCCCCTGCATTCAGTCATTCGCATTGATGCCGTGACAGAAAAGGGTAGCGCCCGCATCTCTGAATTGGGCAATAACGTGATGAGTTTCCCTTATTTACCAGGCAATAAGCCTTAA
- a CDS encoding DUF2500 domain-containing protein, translating into MSKPPLLLIAVVVLIVVLATRQYWQKKRQDAENDRAPVRSLQVEVAEKREVLTPNRRSRQREEIVAEEKRYEVYFQPLFSGMEVKNNSKIKMILPQQEYNRIEQGAQGTLRLQGTRYIGFTPNSAAK; encoded by the coding sequence ATGAGTAAACCGCCGTTATTATTGATTGCCGTGGTGGTATTGATCGTCGTACTGGCGACTCGTCAGTACTGGCAGAAAAAACGGCAGGATGCAGAAAATGACCGCGCGCCTGTGCGCAGCTTGCAAGTTGAAGTTGCTGAAAAGCGGGAGGTCTTGACCCCTAATCGCCGCTCGCGTCAGCGCGAAGAGATTGTCGCCGAAGAAAAGCGCTATGAAGTCTATTTCCAACCACTTTTTAGTGGAATGGAAGTGAAAAATAACAGTAAAATCAAAATGATATTGCCACAGCAGGAGTATAACCGCATAGAGCAAGGCGCACAGGGAACATTGCGTTTACAAGGCACCCGCTATATTGGTTTTACCCCCAATTCGGCGGCCAAATAA
- a CDS encoding DUF1145 family protein, whose amino-acid sequence MWINLGRLLMLGVWFFLLLNLFQPFPTPLRYFINVAMIFMVLMHGLQLILLKSTQPKDQPISGLQQFKIFVFGVFELLAWQKKQPPLPKK is encoded by the coding sequence ATGTGGATTAATCTCGGCCGATTATTGATGTTAGGAGTGTGGTTCTTCTTGCTGCTGAATCTGTTCCAACCGTTCCCTACACCTTTAAGATATTTTATTAATGTTGCCATGATATTTATGGTTTTGATGCATGGTCTGCAACTGATCTTGCTCAAATCCACCCAACCGAAAGATCAACCGATCAGTGGCTTACAACAATTTAAGATTTTTGTCTTCGGGGTGTTTGAATTACTGGCCTGGCAAAAGAAACAGCCACCACTGCCTAAAAAATAG
- the rsmD gene encoding 16S rRNA (guanine(966)-N(2))-methyltransferase, with protein MAKRPIAKEKQAPQQSAGQIRIIGGKWRGRKLPVPNSPGLRPTTDRVRETLFNWLAPMIQGVRCLDCFAGSGALGLEALSRQAGEAVLLEADRHVAKQLSNNLTLLSADNGQVVNTNALQWLAQPGQPFDLVFLDPPFRKGLLAETIKLLEQFNWLTADAWIYVEAEAESATTDLPASWQLHREKVAGQVAYRLYIRRKMAHQDGESVEEQEQHHVD; from the coding sequence ATGGCAAAGCGACCAATAGCAAAAGAAAAACAAGCACCACAACAGTCCGCAGGGCAGATCCGGATTATTGGTGGCAAATGGCGAGGGCGTAAATTGCCGGTGCCAAATAGCCCTGGACTGCGCCCGACAACGGATCGGGTCAGGGAGACACTGTTTAACTGGCTGGCTCCCATGATTCAGGGCGTTCGCTGCCTGGATTGCTTTGCGGGTAGCGGAGCCTTAGGGCTGGAAGCACTATCCCGCCAAGCTGGCGAAGCCGTATTGCTGGAAGCCGATCGGCATGTCGCTAAACAACTGAGCAATAATTTGACTCTCTTGAGCGCCGATAATGGGCAAGTTGTGAATACCAACGCTTTACAGTGGTTAGCTCAACCGGGGCAACCCTTTGACCTGGTATTCCTTGATCCTCCGTTCCGTAAAGGTTTGTTAGCTGAAACCATCAAGTTACTAGAGCAATTTAACTGGCTGACTGCCGATGCCTGGATTTATGTCGAAGCCGAAGCCGAGAGTGCCACCACCGACCTCCCTGCCAGTTGGCAGTTGCATCGCGAGAAGGTTGCCGGGCAGGTAGCCTATCGCCTCTATATCCGCCGTAAAATGGCGCACCAAGATGGTGAATCAGTTGAAGAACAGGAGCAACACCATGTGGATTAA
- the ftsY gene encoding signal recognition particle-docking protein FtsY yields MAKEKKRGFFSWLGLGRQSEEQTAEPLATEKEGVAEQAEEQVSSEKQAEVTSEVTSEVISESQSADADGHEQPAEHSAVTPGEWDSAAISEAAAEILPEVDAEPTAQIVDEPLNLSSEPEYLQHHFSQSQSDDNSADEWDEGTVSAPELPITEESIAIEASAPQAIVEEPLVELLEQTVVVVEDAAVDDEIEPEEVLEEVTAPVAAQEQERPTKEGFFARLKRSLLKTKQNLGSGFMGLFSGKKIDDDLFEELEEQLLIADVGVETTRKIITSLTEHASRKQLKDAEALYGKLKEEMSEILSTVDKPLDVSGKNPFVILMVGVNGVGKTTTIGKLARQFQAEGKSVMLAAGDTFRAAAVEQLQVWGERNKIAVVAQHTGADSASVIFDAIQAAKARGIDVLLADTAGRLQNKAHLMEELKKIVRVMKKLDGDAPHEVMLTLDASTGQNAVSQAKLFNEAVGLTGITLTKLDGTAKGGVIFAIADQFGIPIRYIGVGEGIEDLRPFKADDFIEALFARED; encoded by the coding sequence ATGGCAAAAGAAAAAAAACGTGGATTTTTTTCCTGGCTGGGTCTTGGCCGTCAGAGTGAAGAACAAACAGCAGAGCCATTGGCTACTGAGAAAGAAGGTGTTGCTGAGCAAGCTGAAGAGCAAGTTAGCAGCGAAAAACAGGCTGAAGTTACATCTGAAGTTACATCTGAAGTGATATCTGAAAGTCAGTCTGCTGATGCCGATGGGCATGAACAACCGGCTGAACACTCTGCGGTAACACCAGGTGAGTGGGACAGTGCTGCTATCAGTGAAGCTGCGGCTGAAATTCTGCCAGAGGTGGATGCTGAACCTACCGCTCAGATCGTCGACGAACCGCTCAATTTATCTTCAGAACCCGAGTATTTACAGCATCATTTCTCTCAATCTCAAAGTGATGATAACAGTGCTGATGAATGGGATGAAGGTACTGTCAGTGCGCCAGAACTGCCGATAACGGAAGAGAGCATTGCTATTGAGGCATCGGCACCACAAGCCATTGTGGAAGAGCCATTGGTCGAGCTTCTCGAGCAAACGGTGGTCGTTGTAGAAGATGCTGCCGTTGACGACGAAATTGAACCGGAAGAAGTGCTTGAAGAGGTCACTGCTCCAGTCGCGGCGCAAGAACAAGAGCGGCCAACCAAAGAGGGCTTCTTCGCGCGGTTAAAACGCAGCTTACTCAAAACCAAGCAGAACCTCGGTTCTGGTTTTATGGGGCTGTTCAGCGGTAAAAAAATCGACGACGATCTGTTTGAAGAGTTAGAAGAACAACTCCTGATCGCCGATGTTGGTGTTGAAACCACCCGCAAAATCATCACCTCATTGACTGAACATGCTAGCCGTAAGCAGCTAAAAGATGCGGAGGCGTTATATGGCAAGCTCAAAGAGGAGATGTCCGAAATTCTGTCCACAGTAGACAAACCACTGGATGTTAGTGGTAAAAACCCATTTGTTATTTTAATGGTTGGCGTTAATGGCGTGGGCAAAACGACTACCATCGGTAAACTGGCGCGTCAATTCCAGGCTGAGGGTAAATCCGTTATGCTGGCTGCGGGTGATACTTTCCGCGCAGCTGCGGTAGAACAGCTGCAAGTTTGGGGTGAACGCAACAAAATTGCCGTGGTGGCTCAACATACCGGTGCGGACTCCGCCTCGGTGATTTTCGATGCCATTCAAGCGGCTAAAGCCCGTGGTATTGATGTGTTGCTGGCCGATACTGCCGGGCGTTTGCAAAATAAAGCCCACCTGATGGAGGAGCTGAAGAAGATTGTCCGGGTGATGAAAAAACTGGACGGCGATGCCCCCCATGAGGTTATGCTGACGTTAGATGCCAGTACCGGACAAAATGCGGTGAGTCAGGCGAAACTCTTTAATGAAGCCGTGGGTCTGACCGGGATTACTCTGACTAAACTGGATGGTACCGCCAAAGGCGGGGTGATTTTCGCCA